One Chitinophaga sp. H8 DNA window includes the following coding sequences:
- a CDS encoding mannose-1-phosphate guanylyltransferase, with protein sequence MTQMNRHFYVAIMAGGIGSRFWPASRTDYPKQFLDILNTGKTLLQWTYERFAQFIPKENIFVVTHQHYGSKVEEQLPELPLDNIVCEPSRKNTAPCIAYISFKIQKQDPKANIICAPADHLIMDGPAFTSACLNALLFVQKHSALVTLGIKPTRPDTGYGYIQFETQQAADNVYKVKTFTEKPNLELARTFLKSGDFLWNAGIFVWNVKTIVAAIKQYLPEIDEVFEQGYPALNTPGEKEAIETIYSQCTNISIDYGIMEKADNVYVIPSNFGWSDLGTWASAYENLEKDYLGNAVQGKNVMIVDATKCMVKVPNDKLVLLQGLDEFIVIDTQDVLLICKKENEQQIKEYVAEVKRNKGEKYL encoded by the coding sequence ATGACACAAATGAACAGGCATTTTTACGTGGCCATTATGGCCGGCGGTATTGGAAGCCGTTTCTGGCCAGCTAGCCGCACAGACTATCCTAAGCAGTTCCTGGATATTTTGAATACAGGGAAAACGCTGTTGCAATGGACTTACGAGCGGTTTGCACAGTTTATTCCTAAAGAAAACATATTTGTAGTTACGCATCAGCATTATGGCTCCAAAGTGGAAGAGCAGCTGCCGGAACTACCCCTGGATAATATAGTATGCGAGCCTTCCCGTAAAAATACGGCACCCTGTATCGCTTATATTTCCTTTAAAATACAGAAACAAGACCCTAAGGCGAACATTATCTGTGCGCCGGCAGATCATTTGATTATGGATGGTCCTGCCTTTACCAGCGCTTGTTTGAATGCACTGCTGTTTGTACAGAAGCATAGCGCCCTGGTAACCCTGGGAATAAAACCTACCCGGCCAGACACGGGGTATGGTTATATACAGTTTGAAACACAGCAGGCGGCTGATAATGTATATAAGGTGAAAACCTTTACAGAAAAGCCTAACCTGGAACTGGCCCGCACCTTCCTGAAAAGCGGAGACTTTTTATGGAATGCCGGCATTTTTGTGTGGAATGTAAAAACAATTGTGGCAGCTATTAAGCAATACCTGCCTGAAATTGATGAGGTTTTTGAACAGGGATATCCCGCTTTGAATACCCCCGGCGAAAAAGAGGCAATCGAAACCATCTACTCCCAGTGCACAAATATTTCCATCGACTATGGTATTATGGAAAAAGCGGATAATGTGTACGTTATTCCTTCCAATTTTGGGTGGAGCGACCTGGGCACCTGGGCTTCTGCCTATGAAAACCTGGAAAAGGATTACCTGGGTAATGCCGTGCAGGGAAAGAATGTGATGATTGTAGATGCCACCAAGTGTATGGTAAAAGTGCCGAATGATAAGCTGGTACTATTGCAGGGGCTGGATGAATTTATTGTGATCGATACACAGGATGTACTCCTGATCTGTAAAAAGGAGAATGAACAACAGATCAAGGAATATGTAGCGGAAGTGAAACGCAATAAAGGGGAGAAATACCTGTAA
- a CDS encoding methionine aminotransferase codes for MSKLPNTGTTIFTVMSALATAHKAINLSQGFPDFDCSDELKALVNDAMQQGHNQYAPMPGIMPLREAISEKIGKLYGQHVDPDTEITITPGGTYAIFTAIATCIQPGDEVIIFEPAYDSYIPNVLVNGGTPVLIPLSFPDYHINWALVRSKITSHTKMIMLNTPHNPTGTILRAADLQELEKLVAEFNLLVLSDEVYEHLIYDGETHQSILRYPALFRNSFVTFSFGKVFHNTGWKMGYCVAPAHLTQEYRKVHQYLCFSVNTPMQYGLAAFLKKPEHYLSLPAFYQEKRDYFLKLMAQTRFTPLKGQGSYFQLMQYERISQEGDKEFATRMTQEFGVAGIPISAFYQNGKDDHVIRFCFAKKKATLEQAVERLIKM; via the coding sequence ATGTCCAAACTACCCAATACAGGCACTACCATATTTACAGTCATGTCCGCCCTGGCAACAGCGCACAAGGCGATTAACCTATCACAGGGATTTCCCGATTTTGATTGCAGCGATGAGCTGAAAGCACTGGTGAACGACGCCATGCAGCAGGGGCATAATCAATATGCGCCTATGCCAGGTATTATGCCACTCAGAGAAGCCATCTCTGAAAAGATAGGGAAGCTTTACGGGCAGCATGTGGATCCGGATACTGAAATTACCATCACTCCGGGAGGTACATATGCGATCTTTACCGCTATTGCCACTTGCATACAGCCGGGAGATGAGGTTATTATTTTTGAGCCTGCGTATGACAGCTATATTCCAAATGTGCTGGTAAACGGAGGTACACCTGTACTCATTCCGCTTTCTTTTCCGGATTATCATATTAACTGGGCCCTGGTGCGGAGTAAGATTACTTCCCACACCAAAATGATTATGCTGAACACTCCGCATAATCCTACCGGCACTATTTTGCGGGCAGCAGATTTGCAGGAACTGGAAAAACTGGTCGCCGAATTTAACCTGCTGGTATTATCAGACGAGGTATATGAGCACCTGATATATGATGGGGAAACCCACCAGAGCATATTGCGTTATCCTGCATTGTTCAGGAATAGTTTTGTTACGTTTTCCTTTGGGAAGGTATTTCATAATACCGGCTGGAAAATGGGGTATTGCGTAGCACCTGCCCATTTAACACAGGAGTACCGTAAAGTACATCAATACCTGTGTTTCTCTGTGAACACGCCGATGCAATATGGGCTGGCAGCATTTTTAAAAAAACCGGAGCATTATTTGTCTTTACCCGCATTTTACCAGGAAAAAAGGGATTATTTTTTAAAGCTGATGGCGCAAACGCGTTTTACACCGCTGAAGGGGCAGGGCAGTTATTTTCAGCTGATGCAGTATGAACGTATTTCCCAGGAAGGGGATAAGGAATTTGCTACCCGGATGACACAGGAGTTTGGTGTAGCAGGGATTCCTATATCTGCGTTTTATCAAAACGGGAAAGATGATCATGTGATCCGCTTTTGTTTTGCTAAAAAGAAAGCTACGTTGGAGCAGGCAGTGGAACGGCTGATAAAAATGTAG
- a CDS encoding PadR family transcriptional regulator gives MNIDNTQSQMRKGVLEFCILSVIKQGEAYPSDIIEKMKEAKLDILEGTLYPLLTRLKNAELLTYRWVESSSGPPRKYFSMTDKGEIFYRELESTWNELANAVHQLTQINTIQ, from the coding sequence ATGAACATAGATAACACACAGTCACAAATGCGGAAGGGGGTGCTTGAGTTTTGCATTCTTTCTGTCATTAAGCAAGGGGAAGCTTATCCTTCGGACATTATAGAGAAAATGAAAGAGGCGAAGCTGGACATCCTGGAAGGGACCTTATACCCTTTATTAACACGTCTGAAAAATGCGGAGCTACTTACTTACCGTTGGGTAGAGAGTAGTTCAGGGCCTCCACGTAAATATTTTTCCATGACCGATAAAGGCGAGATTTTTTACCGGGAACTGGAAAGTACCTGGAATGAGTTGGCCAATGCCGTTCACCAGCTAACACAAATTAACACCATCCAATAA
- a CDS encoding carbonic anhydrase family protein, giving the protein MKTHDKISQNNITPEIALKFLKEGNARFVDNLRINRNLLQQVNDTSDGQWPFAAIVSCMDSRTSAELIFDQGLGDIFSIRLAGAVITDNVLGSLEYACKVANSKFIVVLGHTKCGAIKGACDAVEMGNLTALLNKITPSVHGEKTVKENRTSHNPAFLDAVTHIHTERSVQAIMEQSNILREMIQKGEVGIIGAVYDVETGLVNFLDHTLLTGNTTPHYEMVAV; this is encoded by the coding sequence ATGAAAACGCACGATAAAATATCACAGAATAACATTACCCCGGAGATCGCATTAAAATTTTTAAAAGAGGGTAATGCCCGGTTTGTAGACAACCTGCGGATTAACCGTAACCTGCTGCAACAGGTAAATGACACTTCTGATGGTCAATGGCCCTTTGCTGCTATTGTAAGCTGTATGGATTCACGCACCTCAGCAGAACTGATCTTTGATCAGGGCCTGGGAGATATTTTCAGCATCCGCCTGGCGGGTGCTGTTATTACCGACAATGTACTGGGTAGCCTGGAGTATGCCTGTAAAGTGGCCAACTCTAAGTTTATCGTAGTACTCGGTCATACGAAATGCGGTGCCATCAAAGGCGCCTGCGATGCGGTTGAAATGGGCAATCTCACCGCGCTGCTGAATAAAATCACCCCATCAGTACATGGGGAAAAAACAGTAAAGGAAAACAGAACCTCCCACAACCCTGCATTCCTGGATGCTGTTACCCATATTCATACAGAACGTTCTGTACAGGCTATCATGGAACAAAGTAATATCCTGCGTGAAATGATCCAGAAAGGAGAAGTAGGCATTATCGGAGCAGTATATGATGTGGAAACCGGACTGGTCAACTTCCTGGACCACACTTTACTTACAGGCAATACTACTCCTCATTATGAAATGGTAGCGGTATAA
- a CDS encoding KpsF/GutQ family sugar-phosphate isomerase: protein MKKNTTIQISEVAKRTIAMEAAAVDNLQQYINSDFEAVVELIAQCAGRVVITGIGKSAIIGQKIVATLNSTGTPAVFMHAADAIHGDLGMIREEDVVLCISKSGTSAEIKVLVPLVKNFGNKLVAMVGNAGSFLAQEADYVLDTTVAQEACPNNLAPTTSTTAQLAMGDALAVCLIEWHGFTAGDFAKFHPGGALGKRLYLKVGDLSRQHPVPRVQPESSLREVIVEISSKMLGVTAVVGEDGALEGVITDGDLRRMLEKNIATATVVAKDIMSRHPKTIQQDELAINALEKMRQYDITQLVVLEDKHYLGIIHLHDLIREGII, encoded by the coding sequence ATGAAGAAGAATACAACAATTCAAATATCAGAAGTAGCGAAGCGCACTATAGCGATGGAGGCCGCCGCAGTAGATAATTTGCAGCAGTACATCAACAGTGACTTTGAGGCAGTTGTGGAATTAATTGCACAATGTGCAGGCAGGGTGGTCATCACCGGGATTGGCAAAAGCGCCATTATCGGGCAGAAAATAGTAGCCACCCTCAATTCTACCGGTACTCCGGCGGTGTTTATGCATGCTGCGGACGCTATACATGGGGATCTGGGGATGATCCGGGAAGAAGATGTGGTGCTGTGCATCTCTAAGAGCGGCACTTCTGCAGAGATAAAGGTATTGGTACCTCTGGTTAAGAATTTTGGCAACAAACTGGTAGCTATGGTAGGGAATGCCGGTTCTTTTCTGGCGCAGGAAGCAGATTATGTGTTGGATACAACCGTAGCGCAGGAGGCTTGTCCCAATAACCTGGCACCTACTACCAGCACTACCGCCCAGCTGGCCATGGGAGATGCCCTGGCGGTGTGTTTGATAGAATGGCATGGGTTTACAGCCGGAGACTTCGCCAAATTTCATCCTGGCGGCGCATTAGGTAAAAGATTGTATCTGAAAGTGGGTGATTTAAGCCGGCAGCATCCGGTGCCCAGGGTACAGCCTGAAAGCTCTCTGCGGGAGGTAATTGTGGAGATTTCTTCCAAAATGCTGGGAGTAACCGCAGTGGTAGGAGAAGATGGGGCCCTGGAAGGGGTTATTACAGATGGGGATCTGCGCAGAATGCTGGAAAAGAACATTGCTACAGCTACTGTAGTAGCAAAAGATATTATGTCGCGTCATCCGAAAACGATTCAGCAGGATGAGTTAGCCATCAATGCGCTGGAGAAAATGCGCCAATATGATATAACTCAGTTAGTGGTTTTGGAGGATAAGCACTATCTTGGCATCATTCATTTACATGATTTAATCAGAGAGGGAATTATTTGA
- a CDS encoding SulP family inorganic anion transporter — protein sequence MNKQSSLFSNIKGDLSAGLVVFLIAVPLCLGIALASGAPLFSGMIAGIIGGIVVGFFSGSQLSVSGPAAGLTAVVLTAITKLGAFDIFLLAVVIGGAMQLVFGLVKAGTIANYFPSNVITGMLTAIGIIIILKQIPHAFGYDANAEGDFAFVQTDGDNTFTALLSAINHINLGATIITILSILIILFWAKIPKLNMIPAPLVAVIAGVFLNMAFSGNELLALGANHLVSLPVPDSFNDFVGQFTLPNLGAIGNKEVWVTAATIAIVASVETLLNVEATDKLDPLKRYTSPNRELKAQGIGNMVSGLIGGLPITSVIVRSSANINSGGRTKVATITHGILLLVCAALIPVLLNKIPLATLAAVLLVTGYKLCKISIFKDMFKNGKYQWVPFLVTVVAIVFTDLLVGIALGMVVSVIAILRGNMKSTYFFRKEKYHTGDSIRLELAQEVSFLNKASILLTLDHMPENTTVVIDASKTSYIDYDVLEVIREFKDIKAAQKNIAVILTGFKDVYNIPNTGDVSVSQQSAFTMGQVHTISTGTHKQLLKELQLN from the coding sequence ATGAACAAGCAATCCTCTCTTTTCTCAAATATAAAAGGCGACCTGTCGGCGGGCCTGGTCGTATTCTTAATCGCAGTTCCATTATGTCTGGGTATAGCCTTGGCTTCCGGAGCTCCCCTCTTTTCCGGTATGATTGCCGGTATTATCGGTGGTATCGTTGTAGGTTTTTTTAGTGGCTCGCAATTAAGCGTGAGCGGACCTGCTGCCGGTCTTACAGCGGTAGTGCTTACTGCTATCACCAAACTGGGAGCTTTTGATATCTTCCTGCTAGCCGTGGTAATAGGTGGTGCTATGCAGCTGGTATTCGGGCTGGTAAAAGCTGGTACTATTGCCAATTATTTCCCGTCTAATGTGATTACCGGTATGCTTACCGCTATTGGTATTATTATCATCTTAAAGCAAATTCCACATGCCTTTGGCTACGATGCCAATGCAGAAGGCGATTTTGCTTTCGTGCAAACAGATGGTGATAATACTTTTACGGCGCTGCTATCGGCCATCAATCACATCAACCTGGGTGCCACTATCATTACAATTCTTTCTATTCTCATCATTCTCTTCTGGGCTAAAATTCCGAAGCTGAATATGATCCCCGCACCACTCGTTGCGGTAATAGCAGGTGTGTTCCTGAACATGGCCTTTTCCGGAAATGAATTGCTGGCACTGGGTGCTAATCACCTGGTGAGCTTACCTGTACCGGATAGCTTTAACGACTTTGTAGGCCAGTTTACCCTCCCCAACCTGGGCGCTATTGGTAATAAAGAAGTGTGGGTTACAGCAGCTACTATTGCAATCGTAGCTTCTGTTGAAACACTGTTGAACGTGGAAGCGACAGACAAGCTGGATCCGCTGAAACGCTATACTTCTCCTAACCGCGAACTGAAAGCGCAAGGGATTGGTAATATGGTGAGTGGTTTAATCGGTGGTTTACCAATTACCTCTGTTATTGTTCGCTCCAGTGCCAATATCAACTCCGGTGGGCGTACTAAAGTAGCTACCATTACACATGGTATTTTACTGTTGGTATGTGCGGCACTGATTCCTGTATTGCTGAATAAAATTCCATTGGCTACCCTGGCAGCAGTGCTGCTGGTAACCGGCTATAAATTATGTAAGATTTCCATTTTCAAAGACATGTTTAAAAATGGTAAATACCAATGGGTACCCTTCCTGGTTACCGTTGTTGCGATAGTATTTACCGACTTGCTGGTGGGTATCGCACTGGGTATGGTGGTGAGCGTAATTGCCATCCTGAGGGGAAATATGAAAAGCACTTATTTCTTCCGGAAAGAGAAATACCATACTGGTGATAGTATCCGCCTGGAACTTGCTCAGGAAGTATCTTTCCTGAATAAAGCCAGCATTTTGCTCACCCTGGATCATATGCCGGAAAATACCACCGTAGTAATCGATGCCAGTAAAACTTCCTACATAGATTATGATGTACTGGAAGTAATCCGTGAGTTTAAAGACATTAAAGCAGCACAAAAGAACATTGCAGTAATCCTCACCGGGTTTAAGGATGTATATAATATCCCCAATACCGGCGATGTGTCAGTGTCTCAGCAGTCTGCCTTTACCATGGGACAGGTACATACTATTTCCACAGGTACACACAAACAATTACTAAAAGAATTACAGCTGAATTAA